One Coprobacter tertius genomic window carries:
- a CDS encoding calycin-like domain-containing protein has product MKKISTKKFVSIIVCVFTVTMIANAQKGGYQLANGNFEGTWTDNTRNKYKESTPDNWNSFFTAKTNSTTEMAFGTILTGAQAGTLAKASGDDAHAGFAAKITSVKNMMKSISNGNLTTGRINMGDTNPSAVSNYNFTDLNDETCNHSFIGYPDSMVFWVKFTPVTKTNFGQAHLIIHDEFEYKEPNETEENVAAHRIGYARTEIAETNGIWVRISEPFVYNTEKMNITGNRYMLASFTTNKEAGKGDGGDVLCIDDIEMIYNSHLVSLSIDGIPVDGFTSDRCDDPSDPIVITGEKPADLNASIEAISDGQAATVSLGEENGLVAVTVKGNDYAEGTNENKHVYYLKFESVPEVVPVEDIVGIYNGLLDVDMTAMSSSGEEFIVTTPDQISLSKGAVTNTVNLLLKNFSFMGMELGDINLEDIPVTVEGNIMKFESTVVPMTWNVGGFMTINADVKGIGSVENGVLTADIDVQWKTDEGVTPIPVSFNGNIVSQGARLSDILYNGTSIFVADKFNYNITPGIDKEISFTKANTDAKVDVVMDGNWVTVTVTEGDQQNVYHLVNPDLNIPGIKAIKLGQSVIDGNLTISGGVEVAGNTKVAGKISYTKAVDGVWNVIGLPFIPAEVNTVLADGTKTAADAQWYSYTTQGGAYKPVELQSISDKGIMRLNTALDAVSLELVSSENSSIAGAAQTAGEGYTVIANTGLISVKPSDLVSADTYYVFDLENQVFVKATEASKVLPAAMFIAYKGSEPVETIAVPSDYDSLESHVSDSFEVYSFGGQIYVKNYEGTIGIYRLNGSKVSDMKISGDTVFGIASGTYVIHTGKTATIVVVR; this is encoded by the coding sequence ATGAAAAAAATTTCTACTAAAAAATTTGTATCTATTATCGTTTGTGTGTTTACCGTTACGATGATAGCGAATGCGCAAAAGGGAGGTTATCAGTTGGCGAATGGTAATTTCGAAGGTACTTGGACCGATAATACGCGTAATAAATATAAAGAATCGACTCCTGATAACTGGAATTCTTTCTTTACGGCGAAAACGAATTCGACCACTGAAATGGCATTCGGAACAATTTTAACAGGTGCTCAGGCGGGAACATTGGCTAAGGCGAGCGGTGACGATGCACATGCCGGTTTTGCCGCTAAAATTACTTCTGTAAAAAATATGATGAAATCTATTTCTAATGGTAATCTTACGACGGGCCGTATCAATATGGGGGATACGAATCCGAGCGCTGTCTCGAATTATAATTTTACCGATTTAAACGATGAAACCTGTAATCATAGTTTTATCGGATATCCCGATTCTATGGTATTTTGGGTAAAATTTACGCCGGTTACGAAAACTAACTTCGGACAAGCTCATTTAATTATACACGATGAGTTCGAATATAAAGAGCCAAACGAAACCGAAGAAAATGTGGCTGCTCATCGTATCGGTTATGCACGTACCGAAATTGCCGAAACCAATGGTATTTGGGTAAGAATCTCTGAACCGTTCGTATATAATACCGAAAAGATGAATATTACGGGTAACCGGTATATGTTGGCTTCGTTTACAACGAACAAAGAAGCCGGAAAAGGCGATGGTGGAGATGTTTTATGTATCGATGATATCGAAATGATATATAACTCTCATCTGGTTTCTTTGTCGATAGACGGGATTCCGGTAGACGGATTTACTTCGGACCGGTGTGATGATCCTTCCGATCCTATTGTAATTACAGGAGAGAAGCCTGCCGACTTGAATGCATCGATAGAAGCTATTTCCGACGGGCAGGCTGCAACTGTTTCCTTGGGTGAGGAAAACGGATTGGTGGCGGTGACAGTTAAAGGAAATGACTATGCTGAAGGCACCAATGAGAACAAACATGTGTATTATCTTAAATTCGAATCGGTTCCGGAGGTCGTTCCCGTCGAAGATATTGTAGGTATTTATAACGGCTTACTCGATGTGGATATGACTGCGATGAGTTCTTCCGGTGAAGAATTTATTGTAACGACTCCCGATCAGATAAGTTTATCCAAAGGTGCAGTAACTAATACGGTAAATTTATTGCTGAAGAATTTCTCGTTTATGGGAATGGAATTAGGTGATATTAATTTAGAAGATATTCCGGTTACTGTTGAAGGTAATATTATGAAGTTCGAAAGTACAGTTGTGCCGATGACATGGAATGTAGGTGGATTTATGACGATAAATGCCGACGTAAAGGGAATCGGCTCGGTTGAAAACGGTGTTTTAACAGCCGATATCGATGTACAGTGGAAAACCGATGAGGGTGTTACCCCTATCCCGGTATCTTTTAATGGAAATATTGTTTCACAAGGAGCAAGGTTAAGTGATATTTTATATAACGGAACCTCTATTTTCGTGGCAGATAAATTCAATTATAATATAACGCCGGGTATCGATAAGGAAATTTCTTTTACGAAAGCAAATACTGATGCGAAAGTAGATGTTGTGATGGATGGAAACTGGGTAACAGTGACTGTAACCGAAGGAGATCAACAGAATGTTTATCATTTGGTAAATCCCGATTTGAATATACCGGGGATAAAAGCCATTAAATTAGGACAATCTGTAATCGATGGAAATCTGACAATCTCCGGAGGTGTAGAAGTTGCCGGAAATACAAAAGTGGCCGGAAAAATTTCTTATACAAAAGCGGTAGACGGTGTATGGAATGTAATCGGATTGCCATTTATCCCGGCTGAAGTGAATACAGTTTTGGCTGATGGAACGAAAACTGCCGCTGATGCGCAATGGTATTCTTATACGACACAGGGTGGCGCTTACAAACCCGTCGAATTACAATCTATAAGCGATAAAGGTATTATGAGATTGAATACGGCGTTGGATGCTGTAAGTCTCGAATTGGTATCTTCTGAGAATTCATCGATTGCAGGGGCTGCCCAGACGGCCGGTGAGGGATATACGGTTATTGCTAATACCGGTCTGATTTCTGTTAAGCCGTCTGATCTCGTTTCTGCTGATACTTATTATGTTTTCGATCTTGAAAATCAGGTATTTGTGAAAGCGACAGAAGCTTCAAAAGTACTTCCTGCTGCTATGTTTATTGCATACAAGGGTAGTGAGCCGGTAGAGACAATTGCGGTACCGTCTGATTACGACAGCTTGGAAAGTCATGTATCGGATTCTTTTGAGGTTTATAGCTTTGGCGGACAGATATATGTGAAAAACTACGAAGGAACAATCGGTATTTATCGATTGAACGGATCTAAGGTGAGTGATATGAAAATTTCGGGAGATACCGTATTCGGTATCGCAAGCGGAACATATGTGATACATACCGGCAAGACCGCTACCATCGTAGTAGTTAGATAA
- the lpdA gene encoding dihydrolipoyl dehydrogenase, which yields MKSDIIIIGAGPGGYETAIYAARNGLSVTIFENRKPGGTCLNEGCIPTKCFCRNAEILDGIKDSAEYGVNDMAYTFDFGQVIERKNRIVAGLIEGVEFLLKNKLITFVKEAASLIDAHSVRSVSGEIYSCDHLIIATGSVSKNLPIPGNNLPGVLTSKEILDIEKVPENLCVIGAGVIGLEFASVFNSFGSKVTVLEYAKEILPNFDADISKRLKQALGKKGIEIVNSAAVEEIRENADRLSVKYGYKGENREVVADTVLMAVGRAANVESLNLDVAGIVYSSKGIVTDDNMETNISRVYAIGDVNGKCMLAHAATFQGRKVIDHILGKENTIRLDIIPSAVFTRPEAAMVGCTEDECKQQGRVYRSKKAMFRANGKALSMGEPEGICKIIADEDGVIIGCHMLGPHTADIIQEISALINRRTTVDELSSMIHAHPTLSEIVQECAREF from the coding sequence ATGAAAAGCGATATAATTATTATCGGAGCAGGTCCCGGAGGGTATGAAACTGCTATATATGCGGCTCGCAACGGACTTTCGGTAACGATTTTCGAAAATCGTAAACCGGGGGGAACTTGTCTGAATGAAGGATGTATTCCTACGAAATGTTTTTGTCGTAACGCTGAAATCCTGGATGGTATAAAAGACAGTGCGGAATATGGTGTGAATGATATGGCTTATACGTTTGACTTCGGACAAGTTATCGAAAGAAAAAACCGTATTGTCGCAGGATTGATAGAAGGGGTTGAGTTTTTATTGAAAAATAAACTGATTACTTTTGTAAAAGAAGCTGCCTCGCTGATCGATGCACACTCTGTTCGGAGTGTGTCAGGAGAAATATATTCCTGTGACCATTTGATTATTGCGACCGGATCGGTGAGTAAGAATCTGCCTATTCCGGGCAATAATTTGCCGGGAGTACTTACTTCGAAAGAAATTCTCGATATCGAAAAAGTACCGGAGAATTTATGCGTTATCGGTGCTGGTGTAATCGGCTTGGAGTTTGCTTCGGTGTTTAACAGTTTCGGCAGTAAGGTGACTGTTCTTGAATATGCTAAGGAAATATTGCCTAATTTCGATGCCGATATATCCAAACGATTAAAACAGGCATTGGGGAAAAAAGGGATAGAGATCGTAAACTCGGCTGCTGTAGAGGAAATTCGGGAAAATGCCGATCGGCTAAGTGTAAAATACGGATATAAAGGGGAAAATCGGGAAGTTGTAGCTGATACGGTGTTGATGGCGGTAGGACGTGCTGCAAATGTAGAATCTCTTAATCTCGATGTTGCAGGTATTGTTTATTCTTCTAAAGGAATTGTTACCGATGATAATATGGAGACCAATATTTCACGCGTTTATGCAATCGGTGACGTAAATGGGAAATGTATGCTTGCGCATGCAGCTACATTTCAGGGCCGCAAAGTAATCGATCATATTTTAGGAAAAGAAAACACGATACGTCTCGATATCATTCCTTCGGCAGTATTTACTCGTCCCGAAGCGGCTATGGTCGGTTGTACTGAGGATGAATGTAAACAACAAGGTAGAGTTTACCGTTCTAAAAAAGCAATGTTCAGGGCGAATGGTAAGGCCTTGAGCATGGGAGAGCCAGAAGGTATTTGTAAAATTATTGCCGACGAAGACGGTGTTATTATCGGTTGTCATATGTTAGGTCCACATACTGCCGATATTATACAGGAAATAAGCGCTTTAATAAATCGTCGTACGACCGTTGACGAACTTAGTTCGATGATACATGCGCATCCTACTCTTTCTGAAATCGTACAAGAATGCGCGCGTGAATTCTGA
- the gcvPB gene encoding aminomethyl-transferring glycine dehydrogenase subunit GcvPB, translating into MNMKYYDKLIFEISKEGRVGYTLPKPDFGKYSVNDLPEGLLRQDTPDLPEVSELDVVRHYTNVSNKNFGVETGFYPLGSCTMKYNPKINEEIAALPAFSALHPMQPAETAQGALKVYYELARSLAEISGLAEFTLNPFAGAHGELTGLMLMRQYHIKRGDMNRTRVIVPNSAHGTNPASAAVCGLEIVEVESTPEGTIDVEKLKPLLDETIAGIMMTNPNTLGIFEKEILEIASLVHACGGLLYYDGANLNPLLGVCRPGDMGFDIMHINLHKTFSTPHGGGGPGSGPVGVAAALTEFLPNPRVKKVEDRYVVETGDDAIGSVSGFFGNFAVMMRAYTYILSLGKENIRHVGSLATLNANYVKESLKQDYYLPIEGVCKHEFVFDGLADKSTGVTTLDVAKRLLDYGYHAPTIYFPLLFHQSIMIEPTETESKETLDEFIGVMKTVAREARENPDIVKSAPHSTPVRRLDETTAAKKPILRFKDL; encoded by the coding sequence CTGAACATGAAATATTATGATAAACTGATATTTGAGATTTCAAAAGAGGGCCGTGTTGGGTATACTTTGCCCAAACCGGATTTTGGCAAATATTCGGTAAATGATCTTCCCGAAGGCCTTTTGCGTCAGGACACTCCTGACCTTCCCGAAGTAAGCGAACTCGATGTCGTGCGTCACTATACTAATGTGTCGAATAAGAACTTCGGTGTAGAGACCGGTTTTTATCCGTTGGGCTCTTGTACGATGAAGTACAACCCTAAGATTAACGAAGAAATAGCTGCATTACCGGCCTTTTCGGCATTACATCCGATGCAACCGGCCGAAACTGCTCAAGGAGCTTTAAAGGTATATTATGAGCTGGCCCGTTCGTTGGCTGAAATATCTGGATTGGCTGAGTTTACCCTTAATCCTTTTGCGGGTGCTCATGGTGAACTTACCGGTCTTATGCTGATGCGTCAATACCATATAAAACGTGGGGATATGAATCGTACCCGGGTAATTGTCCCGAACAGTGCACACGGTACCAATCCGGCAAGTGCAGCGGTATGCGGACTCGAAATCGTAGAGGTTGAATCTACTCCCGAAGGAACGATCGATGTCGAAAAACTGAAACCGTTACTGGATGAAACGATTGCCGGTATTATGATGACTAATCCTAATACGTTGGGGATTTTTGAAAAAGAGATTCTCGAGATCGCTTCATTGGTACATGCTTGCGGCGGTTTGTTATATTATGACGGCGCAAATCTGAATCCATTGTTGGGAGTTTGTCGACCGGGAGATATGGGATTCGATATTATGCATATCAATTTGCACAAAACATTCTCTACTCCGCACGGAGGTGGAGGGCCGGGTAGTGGTCCGGTGGGGGTAGCAGCCGCACTTACCGAGTTCCTTCCCAATCCCCGTGTAAAAAAAGTGGAAGACCGTTATGTTGTAGAAACAGGGGACGATGCGATCGGATCTGTTTCGGGTTTTTTCGGTAATTTTGCTGTTATGATGCGGGCTTATACTTATATTTTGTCTTTAGGAAAAGAGAATATACGTCATGTAGGGTCTTTGGCAACATTAAATGCAAATTATGTGAAGGAATCACTAAAACAGGATTATTATTTGCCGATCGAAGGTGTATGTAAGCATGAATTCGTGTTCGACGGATTAGCCGATAAATCTACCGGTGTAACGACTCTCGATGTGGCAAAGCGATTGCTCGACTATGGGTATCATGCCCCGACGATTTATTTCCCCTTATTGTTTCATCAATCGATTATGATCGAACCTACCGAAACCGAATCGAAAGAAACTCTCGATGAATTTATCGGTGTGATGAAGACAGTGGCTCGTGAGGCTCGCGAAAATCCCGACATTGTAAAGAGTGCTCCTCACTCGACTCCGGTTCGTCGTCTCGATGAAACGACTGCGGCTAAAAAGCCCATATTGAGATTTAAAGATTTATAA
- the gcvPA gene encoding aminomethyl-transferring glycine dehydrogenase subunit GcvPA codes for MFKYFPHTGADIKEMLGRIGVGSLDDLNAEIPAEVRFNKEYNLPVSMSESEVREYFTRLGNENRSLTVFAGAGSYDHYAPSVVSQLISRSEFLTAYTPYQPEISQGTLQYIFEFQSMISELTGMESCNASMYDGPTATAEAMFMAVSNAKKRNKVLVSKTVNPNVMRVVKTYAFFKGVEIAEIEEKEGVTDLASMKELLSAGDVAGVIVSSPNCYGIVEDYSGFSEAVHDAKALLIMNADPSTLSVLKTPKEWGADIACGDGQTLGMPLNFGGPYVGYLATTKELLRKLPGRIVGATTDVDGKRAFVLTLQAREQHIRRQKANSNICSNQSLMALYVTIYLALMGKKGLREVNETSYAGAHYLCDELIKTGKFSLCFNHPFLKEFAVKTTLNVDKLYKKLLDNGILGGIPMKQLKPGMDNALLFCVTEKRTRAEIDRLVSLIKEEA; via the coding sequence ATGTTTAAATATTTTCCGCACACCGGGGCCGATATTAAAGAGATGCTCGGGCGTATCGGAGTAGGATCACTCGACGATTTGAATGCCGAGATTCCTGCGGAAGTACGTTTTAATAAAGAGTATAATCTTCCGGTATCGATGTCCGAAAGCGAAGTAAGGGAGTATTTCACTCGCTTAGGTAATGAAAACCGGTCTCTTACTGTTTTTGCAGGAGCCGGTTCGTATGATCATTATGCTCCGTCGGTAGTTTCTCAACTCATCTCCCGTTCTGAGTTTCTTACGGCTTATACTCCTTATCAGCCAGAAATATCACAGGGAACATTGCAGTATATTTTCGAATTTCAGAGTATGATTTCCGAACTTACTGGAATGGAAAGTTGCAATGCTTCGATGTACGATGGCCCTACGGCAACAGCCGAGGCTATGTTTATGGCCGTGTCCAATGCTAAAAAAAGAAATAAAGTGTTGGTTTCGAAAACGGTTAACCCGAATGTGATGAGGGTGGTGAAAACATATGCGTTTTTTAAAGGGGTAGAGATTGCAGAGATCGAGGAAAAAGAAGGGGTAACGGACTTAGCTTCGATGAAAGAATTATTGTCGGCCGGTGATGTTGCCGGGGTAATCGTAAGTTCTCCTAATTGTTACGGTATCGTAGAGGATTATTCCGGTTTTTCCGAGGCAGTACACGATGCGAAAGCTTTACTGATAATGAATGCCGATCCGTCTACATTATCAGTTCTCAAAACACCGAAAGAATGGGGGGCTGATATAGCTTGTGGTGATGGTCAGACGTTAGGGATGCCTCTGAATTTCGGAGGGCCTTATGTTGGGTATCTTGCAACAACAAAAGAACTTTTGCGTAAATTGCCGGGACGTATAGTCGGGGCTACTACCGATGTCGACGGCAAAAGAGCGTTTGTTCTTACCTTACAAGCACGTGAACAGCACATACGCCGGCAAAAAGCCAATAGTAATATTTGTTCCAATCAATCACTAATGGCTTTATATGTGACTATTTATCTTGCACTTATGGGGAAAAAAGGACTCCGTGAAGTTAATGAAACTTCTTATGCGGGGGCTCATTATTTGTGTGATGAGTTGATTAAAACCGGTAAATTTTCGTTGTGTTTCAATCATCCTTTCCTAAAGGAATTTGCCGTAAAAACTACCTTGAATGTAGATAAATTATATAAAAAATTGCTCGATAACGGTATTTTAGGCGGTATCCCGATGAAGCAACTGAAACCGGGTATGGATAATGCATTACTTTTCTGTGTAACCGAAAAAAGAACACGGGCTGAGATCGACCGGCTTGTTTCTTTAATAAAAGAGGAGGCCTGA
- the gcvH gene encoding glycine cleavage system protein GcvH: protein MSKVLDGLRYAESHEWVKVEGEFGYVGITDYAQHQLGNIVYVDMPEVDDEVTQGEEFGAVESVKAASDLISPVSGTVVEINEKLEDAPEALNEDAYANWIFKVKLSDPSEMDNLMDAAAYEAICE from the coding sequence ATGAGTAAAGTATTAGACGGACTCCGTTATGCAGAGTCTCACGAATGGGTAAAAGTTGAAGGGGAATTCGGTTATGTGGGTATCACTGATTATGCGCAGCACCAGTTGGGTAATATCGTGTATGTAGATATGCCCGAAGTAGATGATGAGGTAACGCAGGGTGAAGAATTCGGAGCTGTAGAAAGTGTAAAGGCTGCGAGTGATCTTATTTCTCCCGTTAGCGGTACGGTTGTTGAAATAAACGAAAAACTGGAAGATGCACCTGAAGCATTGAATGAAGATGCTTATGCGAATTGGATTTTTAAAGTGAAGTTGAGTGATCCTTCTGAAATGGATAATTTGATGGATGCAGCTGCTTACGAAGCTATTTGCGAATAA
- the gcvT gene encoding glycine cleavage system aminomethyltransferase GcvT yields the protein MEETLKTCLHAKHVALGAKMVPFGGFDMPIEYTSIVEEHNAVRHAAGIFDVSHMGEVLVTGVESEKYVNHIFTNDISGAPVGKIFYGMMLYPEGGTVDDLLVYKLGEQRYFLVINASNIAKDYDWMKKNAAGLDVKLENQSDRYGEVAVQGPQAWEKIEKLLKIAVNDLEFYTCKELVYEGETIIISRTGYTGEDGFELYGSHEFINKIWDILVESKEVMPCGLGCRDTLRFEVALPLYGHELADDITPLEAGLGSFVKLDKEEFIGKEAIALQKAEGVKRKVVGIELTEKAIPRAGYEVIADGKVIGTVTTGYNSISTGKSVCMALIDAAYAKLGTEVEIHIRKKFFKGTVVKKRFYEKNYKK from the coding sequence ATGGAAGAAACTCTTAAAACTTGTTTACATGCGAAGCATGTCGCTTTAGGTGCAAAGATGGTACCTTTTGGTGGATTCGACATGCCTATCGAATATACTTCGATCGTTGAAGAACACAATGCCGTGCGTCATGCAGCGGGAATTTTCGATGTCTCGCATATGGGTGAAGTATTGGTAACCGGAGTCGAAAGTGAAAAATATGTAAATCATATTTTTACGAACGATATTTCCGGAGCTCCGGTGGGGAAAATATTTTACGGCATGATGTTGTATCCTGAAGGAGGTACGGTGGATGATCTTTTGGTATATAAACTGGGTGAACAGCGCTATTTTCTTGTGATAAATGCGTCGAATATCGCTAAAGATTACGACTGGATGAAAAAAAATGCTGCAGGTTTAGATGTAAAACTCGAGAATCAATCCGATCGGTATGGCGAAGTAGCGGTTCAGGGACCCCAAGCTTGGGAAAAAATAGAAAAACTCTTGAAAATTGCCGTTAATGATCTCGAGTTTTATACCTGCAAAGAGCTTGTTTATGAGGGAGAAACGATAATAATATCGCGTACCGGCTACACGGGTGAGGATGGTTTCGAATTATATGGAAGCCATGAATTTATAAATAAAATATGGGATATTCTTGTCGAGTCGAAAGAAGTGATGCCCTGTGGTTTGGGCTGCCGTGATACTCTGCGATTCGAAGTAGCTCTTCCGCTTTACGGACATGAACTTGCCGATGATATCACTCCGCTTGAAGCCGGTCTCGGTTCTTTTGTAAAGCTCGATAAAGAAGAATTCATAGGTAAAGAGGCTATTGCTTTACAGAAAGCAGAAGGGGTGAAACGAAAAGTCGTAGGAATAGAATTGACAGAAAAAGCTATTCCCAGAGCCGGCTATGAAGTAATTGCAGACGGCAAGGTGATTGGTACCGTTACTACCGGATATAATTCTATTTCGACCGGGAAAAGTGTCTGTATGGCTCTTATCGATGCCGCTTATGCAAAACTGGGAACAGAAGTGGAAATACATATCCGTAAAAAATTCTTTAAGGGTACGGTTGTAAAAAAACGCTTTTACGAAAAAAATTATAAGAAATAA
- a CDS encoding lipoate--protein ligase, which yields MNYVVLPDNTVRKLSFYLAMEEYIARYKSDEDHFFMWQVNPTVIFGRNQLMENEINFDYIKSRHIEYYRRKSGGGCVFADFSNIMFSYITKDFNVGFTFDRYLRLVAHTLNKLGVKAQVSGRNDIEVDGRKVSGNAFYRIAGKSIVHGTMLFDTDLGDLVRSITPCNEKLVSKGVESVRKRVANLKEFLDIDIEEFKTFMRSQLCDKEIILDDGDVDRIKEIEKEYLNDEWILGNNPRYTLVKKGYGEAGEVEIRLEIKKKEIKGIDLKGDYFLIGEMGELLNSFVGIPFRREEVEKVLDKINLHDYILNLSREKFLAIIFDN from the coding sequence ATGAATTATGTAGTTCTCCCGGATAATACGGTTCGAAAACTATCGTTTTATCTGGCTATGGAAGAATATATCGCACGTTATAAGTCGGATGAGGACCATTTTTTTATGTGGCAAGTGAATCCTACTGTTATTTTTGGGCGAAATCAGTTGATGGAGAACGAAATAAATTTCGATTATATAAAATCCCGTCATATAGAATATTATCGTCGTAAATCTGGTGGAGGGTGCGTTTTTGCCGACTTCAGTAACATCATGTTTTCTTATATCACTAAAGATTTCAATGTGGGTTTTACGTTCGATCGTTATCTTCGTTTGGTCGCTCATACTTTAAATAAGCTTGGGGTGAAAGCGCAGGTATCGGGAAGGAATGACATCGAGGTTGATGGTAGAAAAGTGTCCGGAAACGCATTTTATCGTATAGCCGGAAAAAGTATTGTGCATGGTACTATGCTTTTTGACACCGATCTCGGGGATTTGGTTCGGTCTATAACCCCCTGTAACGAAAAATTGGTTAGTAAGGGAGTCGAATCGGTACGTAAACGGGTTGCTAATCTAAAAGAATTTCTCGATATCGATATCGAAGAATTCAAAACTTTTATGCGTTCTCAACTGTGTGATAAAGAAATCATTCTTGATGATGGAGATGTTGATCGAATAAAAGAAATTGAAAAAGAGTATTTGAACGATGAATGGATCCTGGGGAATAATCCTCGGTATACACTCGTGAAAAAAGGATACGGAGAGGCTGGTGAAGTGGAAATAAGGCTCGAGATAAAAAAAAAGGAGATAAAAGGAATCGACCTGAAAGGAGATTATTTCCTTATCGGTGAAATGGGTGAATTATTAAATAGTTTTGTCGGTATTCCTTTTCGACGAGAAGAAGTAGAAAAAGTACTCGATAAAATAAACTTGCACGATTATATATTGAATCTTAGCCGGGAAAAGTTTTTGGCGATTATTTTCGATAATTGA
- a CDS encoding glycosyltransferase WbsX family protein — protein sequence MKKYIQSLLVFLCCSLLAFGQGKKQKYDIAAFLYPAYASDDPRLRPFWPMGIGEWETVMTMQKRNPGHYWDRKPLWGFINEADPSIMSMEIDQAVKHGINVFIFDWYWFDGRPFMETTLNNGFLKADNVNKMKFYLMWANHDVLNLWDTRLAGINEENVIWTGKVDRQEFEKICKRNIEKYFKHPQYYKIDGKPVFMIYDIPQLISGLGGIKETAEALEWFKKETKKAGFPGLELQITIWSINMNYSGFDAGKNTNPENEFVKKLGFTSGTHYQFAHFTNVNEDYNTIMKSVIKEWARIDTTYDFTYYPHVSVGWDNSPRTRKSAVMKNNTPENFEKALRQAKDFVDSHPDQTPLITINSWNEWTETSYLMPCNIYGYGYLEAVKHVFINEE from the coding sequence GTGAAAAAATACATTCAGTCTTTATTGGTATTCCTTTGTTGTTCGTTACTTGCATTCGGACAAGGGAAAAAACAAAAATATGATATAGCAGCTTTCCTGTATCCGGCTTACGCATCAGATGATCCACGTTTACGACCATTCTGGCCCATGGGAATAGGAGAATGGGAAACAGTAATGACCATGCAAAAAAGAAATCCGGGGCATTATTGGGACCGGAAACCTTTATGGGGTTTTATAAATGAAGCAGACCCATCGATAATGTCGATGGAGATCGATCAGGCAGTAAAACACGGAATAAACGTATTCATATTCGACTGGTACTGGTTCGATGGACGCCCGTTTATGGAAACGACATTAAATAACGGTTTCCTGAAAGCCGACAATGTAAATAAGATGAAGTTCTATCTGATGTGGGCAAATCATGACGTTCTGAATTTATGGGATACGCGACTGGCAGGTATTAATGAAGAAAATGTAATTTGGACCGGAAAAGTTGATCGACAAGAATTTGAAAAAATATGCAAAAGAAATATCGAAAAATACTTTAAGCATCCCCAATATTATAAAATAGACGGAAAGCCCGTTTTCATGATCTATGACATCCCGCAACTAATCTCCGGACTCGGAGGTATAAAAGAAACGGCAGAGGCCTTAGAATGGTTTAAAAAAGAAACTAAAAAAGCCGGATTTCCAGGTCTGGAACTTCAGATCACAATATGGTCTATCAATATGAATTACAGCGGTTTCGATGCAGGTAAAAACACAAATCCCGAAAATGAATTTGTAAAAAAATTGGGGTTCACCAGCGGAACCCATTACCAATTCGCTCATTTCACAAATGTAAACGAAGACTATAACACAATTATGAAATCTGTCATAAAAGAATGGGCACGTATAGATACAACGTATGATTTTACCTATTATCCTCACGTTAGCGTCGGTTGGGATAATAGCCCTCGCACCCGAAAAAGCGCTGTTATGAAAAACAATACACCTGAAAATTTCGAGAAAGCGTTACGACAAGCAAAAGATTTTGTCGACTCCCATCCAGATCAAACTCCACTCATAACCATAAACAGTTGGAACGAATGGACGGAAACCAGCTATCTGATGCCTTGTAACATATACGGATATGGTTATCTTGAAGCGGTAAAACATGTTTTTATAAACGAAGAATAA